Part of the Deltaproteobacteria bacterium genome is shown below.
CGCTCCCAGCTGCGCCACGGGCGCCTCTCCCGGTTCCCGGAGGCGGACCGCACGCCCCTTCCGCACCCGACCTTCCTCCGCCCGGAGATGCCTCCGCCGCTTGACACCCGGAGGACGCGGTCGCTATAATCCGTCTTTCGTTCGGGTGGCCCTTTAGCTCAGATGGTAGAGCAGAGGACTGAAAATCCTCGTGTCCCCAGTTCAATTCTGGGAGGGGCCACCATCGCGGATCCCGAGGACCCGGCCGATTCGGCCGGGTCCTTTTTTTCGTAGGGGAGAGAGGCCCGCGGCGTGCCGGGGGGAGGGGGCCCCGGCACGCGGGTTTCCTTGTTTCAGCGGGCCGACCAGCTCGGGAGGAACGCGGAGGGCGGATACGACCGTTTTTTGAAATTCCCGATTACGGAAATTTCCGTCCTACCCGCCCATTCCTCCCGAATTCCACTTCAAGCCGGTTCAACAGCAATCCCCGTGCCCGATGAGAAGCGGGGAACCTTCCTTTCCCGGGCGGTGTCGTTCAATGACAAGGAGCGGATCGAATGGCGGCGATCGACTATTCGTCTGATCGATGAAAAGGAATGGACCCGGCGGACATCCAAAGTAACAACGGCGGAGGGAGGCAACCATGGCTAGACACAGACGGATCATAAAAGGCGTCGTCACTTTCTTCCTTTACCTGTCGATCTACACGTACATGTGCATCGGCGGGGTCGGCATGGCCCTCCAGATGGCCTCTCCGATGGCCGTCACCACGATGCCCATATGGCATTCGGCGGCGTACGGCGCCGTTTCGGTCGCCTGCATCAACGGAGTGTATTTCCTCGGAGGAAAGCTCGACCGGATCCTCGCGGCGGAGGAGCGGACGCGGGAAGCCAGGGCGGAACTTCTGGCGGCATGGAGAAGGTAGCCGCGCGGATCGGCACGATCGGGGGACGCCTGCGGGAAACGGTTTCGGCATCCCTTCGGCGGCGAATGGCGTTTTCGTAATCGAATTACGCTCCTCGCTCCGGTAACCCGTTGATATCGTTGAGCCTGCCGTATTTCCGTCGTGGCCTTTCATTTGCAGGAAAACAGGTCGTAAGCAGAAGACCCTTTGGAAGAGAGGCCGGCGATGTCGAGGCGATCCATCGGACGAAATGCCCTTCCCGGGATCCTCATCGCGGCCGTTTGCGTCTGCCTCATGCCCGGAATTTCGAATGCGGCGGAACCCGACCGGGTGATCCCCATCGTCCGGGGCGGTCCCGGCGTCGACGTCCAGGTGGAGATCGGAAGCGACGGATCCCGGCAGACCGCAACCCCGTGCGTCACCGTCGCGCGGCCCGTCGCCGAGGAGTCCGAATCCCCCTGCTCGATCGGGACGCTGCGCAGGCGCGCCGCGCAGGCGAAGGTGTCCCGGCCCGCCGTCGCGATACCCGAGGAGATCACGGCCCGCGACGCGAAGCGCGCCTTCAAGGCCATCCGCGCCGCATGGAAGGGAAAACAGGCGCTCCGGACGGTGGAACCGGCCGCCGGTCGGGATTCGGTGCGCGTCGCTTCGCAGCGGTAGGGTCGTTCGGCGGAACCCCGCTACCGGTACTTCTTCCTCCGGAACAGGTCGTTCTTGATCGACACGACGCGGTCGATGAACAGGATGCCGTCCAGGTGGTCCATCTCGTGCTGGATCGCGACCGCCTCGAACCCCAGCGACTCGATGATCCTGCGATTGCCGTTCCGGTCGAGAGAGTCCACCAGTACCCACTGGGCCCGTTGGACGTTGGCGGTGTAATCGGGGAGGCTCATGCACCCCTCCCGGACGACCTGCTTCCCTCCCATGGCCAGGATCTCCGGGTTCACCAGGACGAGCAGCCCGTGATTCTGCTCCTGGCTCCCGCGCCGGTGGCCGGACACGTCCACGATGACGATCCGCGACAGCATCCCGACCTGGGGAGCGGCGATGCCCACGCCTCCGGGCGACTGCCGCATCGTCTCGAGCAGGTCGTCGATGAACGCGGACACCTCCGCCGTCACTCCCTCGACGGGGGCGGCTTTCTCCTTCAGGACGGGGTCGGGAAAAACTCGGATGGGGAGAACGGCCATGGGTGTTCCCGGCGACCTAAAGCTCCAGCGATTCGATGGGGCGAACGGAGATCGAGACGGACAGCTCCTTCCGGATCCGGTCGAACTCGCGCTCGAGCTCCTTCATGTCCACTTCCTCGGGGATGTCCACCTCCAGGACCATCACGTACACCGGCCGGTCCTTGGCTCCAACGACCTGGGTGTTGAGGTCGGTTACGTTGACCTTCTGGGCGGCCAGCTGGCGCGCCACCGAGTAGACGATGCCGGGGCGGTCCGCGCCGTACACCGAGATGATGTGGGGACGCCCGGTGAATCCCTTCTCCCGG
Proteins encoded:
- the def gene encoding peptide deformylase produces the protein MAVLPIRVFPDPVLKEKAAPVEGVTAEVSAFIDDLLETMRQSPGGVGIAAPQVGMLSRIVIVDVSGHRRGSQEQNHGLLVLVNPEILAMGGKQVVREGCMSLPDYTANVQRAQWVLVDSLDRNGNRRIIESLGFEAVAIQHEMDHLDGILFIDRVVSIKNDLFRRKKYR
- a CDS encoding amino acid-binding protein, producing MGHFSLSVVGRDRPGIVAEVSRVLFELGCNIEDSTCTILSGQFAMILVIAHPRFASVADIDPSFEPVRKVMGLTISLHKLKDEEVTREKGFTGRPHIISVYGADRPGIVYSVARQLAAQKVNVTDLNTQVVGAKDRPVYVMVLEVDIPEEVDMKELEREFDRIRKELSVSISVRPIESLEL